Proteins co-encoded in one Papaver somniferum cultivar HN1 chromosome 5, ASM357369v1, whole genome shotgun sequence genomic window:
- the LOC113284536 gene encoding pentatricopeptide repeat-containing protein At3g02650, mitochondrial-like, with the protein MWRSKARSILLRCSIQSSSASIQNKVLQSKTLTTLIESPPFHFSRLLSLSTQNPRFYSNDSNVNHGDEINVFDETPPLISPDSLDPFSVSYENDSQIENPNFVSQSNDTDTTSSESEVELAVDEQIEVVDVGKLESVLQFLQSVSSKDGSIEESLEKMNLDVNEEFGLKLIQTPNVNGHYLISFVKWASQKDKSFMTSRIVDALVKAIGDGLRPIQKKEVYSLWDLIKEIGEKREGVLNTEILNGLIASLCMLGRGKAAKEVFDKYEEFGCEPDGNTYYFTVEALCNRKIFDGAWVVCDKMLNSGKLPDDMKIGKMIVSLCKGYRAKDAHMIYLMAKETNKCVPMWSVNFLINGLCRKSESVKLAREVLQGLSGDSRKLATKCFSFAVRALCQYKDIEGAKELLFEMIKEGPAPGHPVFNSVITALSKAGELEEALKLVEVMESRKLRPNIYTYTVIINGYVKGSQMDEAIKILEQAKKTHRKLTSDPYHILIRGYCQLEETDKALNLLNEMKESGILADENDYKDVIRSLCLNTLDWETAEKLLEEMKENGTSLSGNSQGLIKAVKELQKEESKAPQESIAA; encoded by the coding sequence ATGTGGAGATCAAAAGCAAGATCAATACTACTCAGATGTTCAATTCAATCATCATCAGCTTCAATTCAAAACAAGGTACTACAATCTAAAACCCTAACAACACTAATTGAGTCTCCACCTTTTCATTTCTCTCGTTTATTATCATTATCaacccaaaaccctagattttactCTAATGATTCAAATGTCAATCATGGCGATGAAATTAATGTTTTTGATGAAACCCCACCTCTTATTTCCCCAGATTCACTAGACCCATTTAGTGTTTCATATGAGAATGATTcacaaattgaaaaccctaattttgtgtcTCAATCAAATGATACTGATACGACAAGTAGTGAATCAGAAGTAGAACTAGCTGTTGATGAACAGATTGAAGTGGTAGATGTTGGGAAACTTGAGAGTGTATTGCAGTTTCTTCAAAGCGTGAGTAGTAAAGATGGGTCTATTGAAGAATCTCTAGAGAAGATGAATTTGGATGTAAATGAGGAATTTGGATTGAAATTAATTCAAACTCCAAATGTCAATGGTCATTACTTGATTAGTTTCGTAAAATGGGCTTCGCAGAAGGATAAATCTTTTATGACTAGTAGAATTGTAGATGCACTTGTTAAGGCTATCGGTGATGGTTTAAGACCTATTCAAAAGAAAGAAGTTTATTCCTTGTGGGATTTGATCAAGGAGATTGGGGAGAAGCGCGAGGGTGTGTTGAACACTGAGATACTCAATGGATTGATTGCTTCGTTGTGTATGTTGGGTAGAGGTAAAGCTGCTAAAGAGGTTTTTGATAAGTATGAGGAATTTGGATGTGAACCGGATGGTAACACTTATTATTTTACTGTTGAAGCACTTTGCAATCGCAAGATTTTTGATGGGGCGTGGGTTGTTTGTGATAAGATGCTTAACTCAGGAAAGTTGCCTGATGATATGAAGATTGGGAAGATGATTGTTAGTCTGTGTAAAGGATATAGAGCGAAAGATGCTCATATGATTTACTTGATGGCTAAAGAGACGAACAAATGTGTACCAATGTGGTCTGTCAATTTTCTGATCAATGGTCTGTGTAGAAAGAGTGAAAGTGTTAAGTTAGCCCGAGAGGTTTTGCAGGGTTTGTCAGGAGATTCGCGAAAGCTTGCAACCAAGTGTTTCAGTTTTGCTGTTCGTGCTTTATGTCAATATAAAGATATTGAAGGAGCGAAGGAATTGTTGTTTGAGATGATCAAGGAAGGGCCAGCTCCTGGACACCCAGTGTTTAATTCAGTAATTACTGCTCTATCAAAGGCTGGAGAATTGGAGGAAGCACTGAAGTTAGTTGAAGTGATGGAGAGTCGAAAATTGAGACCTAATATATACACTTACACTGTTATTATAAATGGTTATGTAAAGGGAAGTCAGATGGATGAGGCGATTAAAATTCTAGAGCAGGCAAAAAAGACGCATCGGAAGCTTACTTCTGATCCTTACCATATCTTAATTCGTGGGTATTGCCAGCTTGAGGAAACTGATAAAGCATTGAATCTGTTGAATGAGATGAAGGAGAGTGGTATCTTGGCGGATGAGAATGACTATAAAGATGTGATTCGATCTCTTTGTCTTAATACATTAGATTGGGAAACAGCAGAGAAGCTATTAGAAGAAATGAAAGAAAACGGCACGAGTCTTTCTGGGAATAGCCAAGGTCTTATAAAGGCAGTCAAGGAATTACAAAAGGAGGAATCTAAAGCTCCACAAGAGAGTATTGCAGCTTAA